In the genome of Oryzias melastigma strain HK-1 linkage group LG4, ASM292280v2, whole genome shotgun sequence, the window TGTATTTGATGAGTGTGTGAATCTATTAGAACAAGTTTATTTGTGATTAGGAGCAAATATGATGTGAAgaaaaccgtttttttttttcaaatcgaTTTAGGAATCAATATATTGAATAGAcaatatctgtttatttttagatatattttctATGTTTATACTTGATTATTTAGTTGATTGTGAAAAAATAAGCAATAGAGCAGTCAGGAAAAGTCTTTTTCTAACAGCAGGTCGTGTTTACCAAGAAATAAAGACCAGAAAAGTTTGTAAATAGAACAAATAGGAGCAGTGTAGTCAAGCTTAATTCATAATTCCGAACAGACACATGTATATGCGGGTAAATAGCtgattttaaagatattttagcttttaaaagctGCAAAACTGGAGCGTTTAGGAAATAAAAGAACGAAAGTAAAGGGACAGAAACATTTCCACcgaaacaaaaactaaaacaaatgtttttaacgcCCAACAGATGCTAAATATtcagatttaattaaattaccctgcaaaacaattacattttcaacaatAAATGTAAGTTTAGCTCAAAGCTAAATATAGTAGCGAACGTAAGTTAGCTTTAAACTGATGAATCCTCTCCAGGCTTTTCTATTTATCGATTCATAAAAGAATAAAGTCACTTTATCGAAGttaaaatgccaatttagcgaccttagcttaaaaaaatccgACTTTTACAGCTGTGGTGACCCCTTAGCGCTGTCATTTTATtagaacagacatttttaaatatacacGAAACCCCAAAAGAGCGCAACAATTTGACATTCGAACGTCCTATTAAAGTAAAATCgcaagtaaaacattttcaaaacctttaaaaagtgttgCCATACTTTACTTTTCTGATTGAgccaaatccaaaacatttaACTCCCACAAAGAGAGCAGACAAACTTGTTGAAAGTAGTTTGACTGACAGGACTCTGTCCACTGGCGAAGCGCTGTTACGAACGAGAACCAATGAGCGATAGGTATAGGAGCGGGGCGGGGCTTCAGTGGTTTGGTTGACTAAGCAGGACAAACAGTGGGGTCATGTGACGGATGACAGCTGGAGGAGAATCCCACATTCCTTTGTTTTGGTAAGACCAGAATATTTCATGgaggatattttttaaacaaatgtttttgggtaatttttaatttataaactaGATTTGcgtcttttttaatattcaaattcaactttatttgtataccACTTTTTCTAGtccaaaaaagtttaatatgCAATCCATAAAATAGATTATCAAtacaaatattagaaaaaatagtAATCATATTTCATCAAAATGTTGGTCCCTGGACGCCCGTTTAAAactatggttaaaaaaatggaaataagaaGTGTGgtttgtgaatattttaaagagtttttaaaatttttgttgcTGGTTGTCCTTTGGCGTGTATGAATGACGCcttcttaaataaaacaaattaaattacataaaattgaaataaaattaaattaagataattaaaacaaataaattaaattaaattaaattaaattaaattaaattaaattaaattaaattaaagtaaagtaaagtaaagtaaagtaaagtaaagtaaagtaaaatgaaataaaaattagtCCGCAAAATCAATCTAAATATGACAAATGTCAAAACTAATTCCTAGCTAagctaaaaagatgagttttccTTACAAACCTCCACCGTGGATGATGTCCTCACATCCTTATGCAGGCTGATCCACAGTCGAGGCCCTTAGTGTTGAAATGTAACCTCACCATGGGTTTCTGTTCAGACCTTTGGGACCACCAGCAGACCTGCACCTGGGGACCTGCagcggacttaccattagggATAGGCAGGCAATTGCCTAGTTTCCCCAACTCTCTGGGGCCCAGAGCAAAACACTTAATAATAGTgtctaaatttatttttaaaatacccCAATGAACTGAAACTGACGATGTGAAAGTGTATTGTCCTCCCCCGTTCCTCTGCAGgaatggaatattccattaaAACGCAAGTTAGAGGGCAGAGAATTCAGTTTTGAACGTTTTTAATTCTGACTTTGCTTGTAAAAATCCTTTTAGGATCGGTTCAGCATCTTTTAGTTctttattgaaaaacatttcaatcaaTCAGGTGTGGTCAGGGGAGCCAGGTGAAGCAGTGCCTATCCTGCTGTCATGAGATGCATAGCCTActattaataatataaatatgtgtCCACTCATCTCAAAATTGCtgtattttgtgtatttcctgttcaatttCAGGTCTGCCTTGTAgcaatttttaaatgatttcagtGGTAGAAAATGttgccccaaatgggtttgtctgcagtttctgtgttCGCCCGCATTGTTTTAAGTGATTTACTCTCAAAcacagacatgcacacacacacacatcattCTCACCCTGTAACATCTTCCTACACACCTACagaataaaaagaggaaacaggTGTATAACCACTGCATAAAACAAACACTCAATTCCTAGTTTCCCCAcgagttcaacaaaaatgtttcctctTGCATCAGCCGAGGTCTCTGACACAACGGGTAAGTTAACATGTACTTATAtactcatttgtttatttaaaataattactaCTTTTCATCATGTGACGGGGAATCCCCTTCCAGGACTgtaaccatttatttatttctatttgttttcAGATCTCCTTCTAAATTCATCATTAAATTTTTCCTACGGCAACGACTATGAAGATGAAATCTGTGAAAAAGACGATGTGGTCAAGTTTGGATCACTTGTCActcctgttttcttctctgttgtGATCGCACTGAGTGTCACAGGAAACATCCTTGTCCTGGTGATCCTGGCGTTGTATGAAAGCCTTAAATCATTAACCAACATCTTCATCCTCAACTTGGCGATCTCTGACCTGGTTTTCACCGTGGGTCTTCCCTTCTGGGTCTACTACCACGTCAGGGGGTGGCTGCTCCCAGAGATTCTCTGCAAGAttgtgaattttgttttttatactgGATTTTACAGCAGCATCCTGTGCCTGACCTCCATGACCATTTACAGGTACATGGTCGTGGTGTGTCCGCTCACTGACCGATGCCGACCAAAACTCAGCACTGGGattttcctctcttttctcATGTGGACCATCAGCATAGCAGGAGCCATGCCCTCCCTGCTCCAGACCTCCATCACTGAAATCCACCTCACAGATGGACACTCTGCGGGCTGTGAATACAGCTCTGAATGGTGGAAGAACGCGTCCACCTACCAGCAAAACCTCTTCTTCGTGTTCGCCTTCGCAGTGATGGCCTTCTGCTACATTCAGATCCTACAGAAAATCAGAAGGACCAGATCTCGCACGAAGAGCCGAGCGGTCAGGTTGGTCTTCTGCATCGTGACGGTGTTCTTCGTGGGCTGGGTGCCCTACAACGTGGTCATCTTTTTGAGGGTTTTGGTTCCTACACTGCCCAAAATATCAGAAGATTGTGACCAAAGCAAAGAGCTGGACTACGCTTTCTACGTGTGCCGGCTCGTCGCCTTCTCTCACTGCTGCCTCAACCCCGTCTTGTATGTGTTTGTTGGGGTCAAATTTCGGAGCCATTTAAAGTCGATACTGCAGAAAGGCTTCAAGAGGGAAAGTCCGGTCGAAGAACAACAAGTTAAAACCCAAAACTTCATCTCACAAGGCTCCATGTACTGAACGGGAACTCCTTCTGTCGTCTCTTCCTGACTTCTCTGACAGTAAACTCTGTATTCTCGTGTGAACAGAAACTACTTCTtatcaaatccttttttaacaaactgtttttgatATTAATGGAAGAAACTTTctgtatttattgtatttataacagttttgtaaatgtattggtatgaaacattttaaaaaaacatttaaatttgcatttaaatcaaaacaatctGTTGAAATTAAAGTGTATAAAGATAAATTATATTAACTCTAGTTTCCGCTCtaagaaatgaaaacataatttagtgatttaaagacTGAACTTTGCTAAAGCATTTATTGTAAATTACATCTGAACTGACtttgtacataaaaatgtctacattCAAATGACCTGAATCTTATGATGAGGTTATTCATAGTTTCCTGTtatataaaaacaggaaatgaactGATTACGAGACACAGGCAACAGAAAATCTTTTAtgaacactttatttttgatttttctgataaaactcCATgataattaaagtattttatctATTATGAAGCTGAGAtgaaatcagatttaaaatgatAGTTGCTAGAGCTGGcgaaacaaccaaaaaaagtaaaatctctgatatttttttaaattccaaattcgattttcaattttgttctatttttttccctgcttttactttcttaaagaaattcaaatgacaggatatttttaagaaaaacacattttcttttgaaattggcTTGAAAACAAagtgtaacaaaataaaaaaaaatgtgaaaatgtttgtagaacagAGCAGAAGGCGTTTTGTGAGTAACCACTAGTTGAGGTCTGATAAAGAGGAACACTGCACGCGCTCAGCAGACACATTCTGGTAGCAACAGCTCTGAAATGGATTTTGCTGGGTGTGGTTTCATGTTCTAAGTTTTAAGTCTCAACACCAATgaccaaaattacatttttgacccATCAGTCAAGTTTGAccagtagattaaaaaaaaaaatctaccggCCAGATTATaacattattttacaaagaaaaaccatctgtgttttttttttttttttttttttttaaataaatgatttcatGTTAAATTCAGAGAGGAAGTCCCAATTAAAATGTAAgataaaaactttcttttttttaaggaactaCTGTATTGATTTCTAATCAGTCTTTGCTCTCTTCTTTTGGCGTTAATAAAGTGTTTTAGTTTCTATCACCAATgagttgtttctgttttcatgctGAAACCCCCCCCCCATGAGAAGAGGGGTTTCTGTCAGTCAGCTGTATTCTAAcccagatgaagaaaatgactttttttagaaaataaaattacataaaagtaatttatttatggtatgaaaacatttttggcatCATCTTAACTCTAAATTCGAACCAAATAACAATGTCTACTTTCAAAtgacctttttcttttattgaagtTATTCATTGAGCTTCCTGTtatgtaaaaacaggaaaccctaaacagaaatgaactcATTAGGAGACATAGGCAAcggaaaaccttttttaaacacattcattCTTATTTCTCTGATAAAACTGGATTAGCCTGATATAAATTACGGAGATGAGATAAAATTGAAGCTTAAAATATAGTTGCAATAATTCAATAATGCTATTAATAGATGATAAAAACACCCccaaaatgtgaattattttagaGCAGGAAGCTCATCCCCCGCCCAGTATATTTTCTACAttcttttcaaactgtatttttttgtctgcttctgattcataatggttagaataaagaaatatttagaaattaagttttaagtttcattttcttgatAAATATCCTCCATCACCAATAAAAtctcttagacccaatccccactaaaATCTTTGAAGAAATCTTCCCCCTAACTACTTAATccatattaaccataataaatacctctctagaAACTGGTTATGTGCCTCCGACTTTTAAATATGTggttgttaaacctcttttgaaaaagctcagcctggatcctgacattgtggccaaatggtaaatggtgtattcttgtatagtgctttctaccttcctttgaGACACATGTGTAtcgcctgtgctcctgttcttggtcgtggaccgCGCCTCAGGCTCGTTATGGCtgtggaccgcgcctctggctcgccctggctgtggacctcgtcctggccgtggaccgcgcctctggctcgcCCTGGCTCGCcctggccgtggacctcgtcctggccgtggaccacgcctctggatCGTCCTGGCCGttgacctcgcctctggctcgtcctgGCCgtagacctcgcctctggctcgtcctgGCCGTTgaccgcgcctctggctcgtcctgGCCGttgacctcgcctctggctcgtcctgGCCgtagacctcgcctctggctcgtcctgGCCGTGGACCGTTCCTCTGGCTCGTCCTGGCCGttgacctcgcctctggctcgccCTGGCCgtagacctcgcctctggctcgtcctgGCCGTGGACCGTTCCTCTGGCTCGTCCTGGCTGTTGATTGCGCCTCTGGCTCATCCTGGCCGTGGACCGCACTTCTGGCTCAtcctggccgtggaccacgcctctggcccgtcttggccgtggaccgcaCCTcaggctcgtcttggccgtggaccgcgcctctggctcgtcctaGCTGTGGGtcgcgcctctggctcatccTGGCCGTGGACTGCGCCctcacctgtcccccagtcctatctgaatgaactctattcaaatatgtaGTCGTAGAGTTAGATGATCTAATTCCTCTGAAATAGTtctggtaaatctcctgtccatcctggtagaggatctctccttcatgtggacatccctgaggttttttctcttattcctgaatcagattttttaagtttttccgTACCAGAAAGGAGGTtttaaggacagggataaccagtttagtttagtctgtttattttttagcttatattttatgactgaccttctgcATCTGTAAAGTTACTGACGTGAAGCCCAATGGggcaattcttttgtgatattgggctacataattaaaattgaattaaaatgccatcaaaaacataattttagtcAGAGCGGGTCTTTTAGTAGAATCTAGTATTTGAttctaaaaacatgttattCCAAGCACATTCATGAagtactaataaaaataaaaaagtgcaggACTTTCCAgagcaaatgtttta includes:
- the xcr1a.1 gene encoding chemokine (C motif) receptor 1a, duplicate 1 → MFPLASAEVSDTTDLLLNSSLNFSYGNDYEDEICEKDDVVKFGSLVTPVFFSVVIALSVTGNILVLVILALYESLKSLTNIFILNLAISDLVFTVGLPFWVYYHVRGWLLPEILCKIVNFVFYTGFYSSILCLTSMTIYRYMVVVCPLTDRCRPKLSTGIFLSFLMWTISIAGAMPSLLQTSITEIHLTDGHSAGCEYSSEWWKNASTYQQNLFFVFAFAVMAFCYIQILQKIRRTRSRTKSRAVRLVFCIVTVFFVGWVPYNVVIFLRVLVPTLPKISEDCDQSKELDYAFYVCRLVAFSHCCLNPVLYVFVGVKFRSHLKSILQKGFKRESPVEEQQVKTQNFISQGSMY